One genomic window of Camelina sativa cultivar DH55 chromosome 5, Cs, whole genome shotgun sequence includes the following:
- the LOC104787778 gene encoding uncharacterized protein LOC104787778, producing MASSRWIRPEVYPLFAAVGVAVGICGMQLVRNISTNPEVRVTKENRTAGILDNHAEGERYAEHGLRKFVRNKAPQIMPSINGFFSDPKY from the exons ATGGCTTCTTCAAGATGGATCAGGCCCGAG GTGTATCCACTGTTTGCTGCAGTGGGAGTTGCTGTTGGAATTTGCGGGATGCAGCTTGTTAGGAACATCTCCACCAACCCTGAAGtcag GGTGACAAAGGAGAATAGGACGGCTGGTATACTTGACAACCACGCAGAAGGAGAGAGGTACGCGGAGCACGGTCTGAGGAAGTTTGTGCGCAACAAAGCTCCTCAAATCATGCCATCTATCAATGGCTTCTTCTCCGACCCCAAGTACTGA